The genome window AATCATAAGGTGCGATGCACTTTCAAGAATTTATATCGGGCTTGATTATTTTGATGCAACCCTCAACCGTATCGGTGCCTGGGTCCTGGGTGCGCGTTCAGTCCAGAAGGCACTATTATACGCCCTGCTTGAACCGATAAAGATGTTAAAGAAATTTGAAGAAAGAAAAGATTATATCTCCAGGCTCGGTATTTATGAAGCGTTAAAGACACTGCCTTTCAGTGCAGTCTGGGATTATTTCTGTTTTATCTCCAATGTCCCCCTTGACCCGGACTGGCTTGGTGCAATAAAAAAATACGAGCAGAATATTTTGAGCAAGCGAAGGGACTAATTCTT of candidate division WOR-3 bacterium contains these proteins:
- a CDS encoding L-rhamnose isomerase translates to IIRCDALSRIYIGLDYFDATLNRIGAWVLGARSVQKALLYALLEPIKMLKKFEERKDYISRLGIYEALKTLPFSAVWDYFCFISNVPLDPDWLGAIKKYEQNILSKRRD